A stretch of DNA from Oculatellaceae cyanobacterium:
ATAAACCTCGAATGACACAAATCCCATCACGATTTAGTTCTTGGGCTAATTTATCTAGGTCAGTGGTTGTAAACTTAGCTGTGTCTATACTTTGAACCATGTTGCTGTCCCTGTTCCAACTTGGGGAAGTTAATTTTGCTTCAAATCTGGCTGTAAAAATATCCCTGCGGCTAAAACAAATTTTTCATAAGTGAAGAAAAAAGTAGCGTATTATACTTACTTTTAGTATTCCCAGCAGGAATTGTAGAATAGCGATCGCCACCTGAGATTTTCCATAAAACTTAAACAGTCCGACAACGCCGATAACTTCAGGCGTTTTCCTAGTCACCAGTCCCAAATCACCAGCCCCAACCATAAATTTTCCCTATAAAATGCGTCAGTCCTGTTTATGTGCTAATCTAGTAGATGAGAATTAATTCGGCTGCAGTGTTTGTTGTTTTTATTGACTGGTTTTTTCCTTTTGGTATTGGCAGGCTCCTCTCCGAAATCTAGATCTCTACAAACCTCTAATTTTGGAGAAACTCTATGTCAATTTACGTAGGCAACTTATCTTACGATGTTAAAGAAGGCGACCTGAGCCATATCTTTGCAGAGTATGGAACCGTTAAGCGTGTTCAACTACCTACAGATCGTGAAACAGGTCGTCCTCGCGGCTTTGGATTTGTGGAAATGAGTTCAGATGCAGAAGAAGATGCTGCAATTGAAGCTCTTGATGGCGCTGAGTGGATGGAGCGCGATTTGAAAGTTAATAAAGCTAAACCCCGTGAAGAAAGAAGCGGTGGCGGCGGCGGATACGGTGGTAACTCACGTAACTTTTCACGTCGTTAATCAATTTAGTTAAATACTAATTTAACTTGATTGCTTGAGGGGCAGACTCAGAAAGTCTGCCCTTTTTGGTGTTTACCCCACCCCAACCCTCCCCTTATCAAGGGCAGGGAGCTAAGTTTATTGCTGTTTTGTATTTAATCAACTTTGGCTTACCCCACCCCAACCCTGCCCTTATTAAGGGGAGGGAGTAAGAAACATCTTTAATCAACTTTGCTGGATACATTACCTGTCAGTTTATTTCCTGTTGGTGGTGCTGGGGCAAAACTAACACGATCAGAGGCAATTAAGGCGCGATCGCCTCTCGCTTTATAATATAAAATCTCTAGAATTAACCCATTACTTTTGCTCGTAGCAATTTTGTTTGGTTGTTTAGTTGTCAGATATTGTCCTGCGTAAAAGCCGTTACCATCTGCGCTTCGTAGTTTCTTGGCTACCTCAAAGATTTTTTGAGCATAACTATCTTTGGGGTACAAATAACGCCAGCCAAATGCTGTTTTAGTACTTAAAGTACGCAGTTGTGGATATGGCTGATTTTCATCGGTAATAGTTGCCCAAGGTACACCATTGGCATAAACACTGTTGTATAAAAAGTAAGGAGCTTTATCTATGTGATCTTCTGATACTGCTGTCAATTCTTTTGTTGCTTCGTAGTGACGCTTTTGGGCTTCTAAGACGGAAGCAGCATATTCTTTTAAATATCCTTGTAAGCCAAATTCGATACCATCTAAAATGTATGACTCGCTAACTACATAATTGCTGGCGTTAGTGGTTTGATAGTTACGCAAATCAACTGGGATGTTGAGATTGTAACTTTTAATAAATTCAAATGGTTCTAGTGCGATCGCATTATTCGGTTGTAAACCCCAAAGTTGATAACCGCGCGCTGCATATTCTTCATATCCTAAGCGCCCTTCTTGCACTAATAGTGTTTGATTGTTAGCTTGCACAATTGCACCATACAATCTGCCATTTCTCACAACTCGCCCTAACTGCCAACGGGATACAATATTTGCAATTTGCTGCTGATATTGCGGATGGCAACTTTGAATTATATGCAACCCTACCAACATTCGACCAATATCTAAAGCTGACCAACCAATACCCCGCTCTTTGGGATTGTTGCTATAGTCGGTCATTTTTAAAGTAACCGTGTTATAAACTTTGTTGGGTAAGCTATTTTCAAATAAGGGCAAATTACCTAAAGTTGTCAAAAATTTATTTAGTCTGGTATCAAAATCTTGTTGGTTAATTACATTCAACCAACGTGCAGAATTTAACGCCATCAGATAACTTGCTTGATCCCAAAGAGTTCCTGAAGGATAACCTGTGGTGGAGTTTACAAATCCTGTTGAATTTTGGTAATTTTTAACGAAATACTGCCAAGCTGTACGGGCGTATGTTTGTTCTTCTGCTGTTAATGGTGTGGTAGTTGCTGCACAAGCTGATGGTGTAGTGTTGGGAGTTTGAGCATCAGACTGCTGAATTACTGAACTTAGGGGCAAAAATTGTAATAAATTTACAAGGAGAAATAAAGTTAAATAGGAATACCGTTGTGTGAGTTTTGTTTGCCTGATCATGATTAGACCTGTTGCATAAGTCAAATTTTGGATAATTAACCACAGATAAAACACAGATGCACACAGATAAACACAGATAT
This window harbors:
- a CDS encoding RNA-binding protein: MSIYVGNLSYDVKEGDLSHIFAEYGTVKRVQLPTDRETGRPRGFGFVEMSSDAEEDAAIEALDGAEWMERDLKVNKAKPREERSGGGGGYGGNSRNFSRR
- a CDS encoding DUF3131 domain-containing protein, with product MPLSSVIQQSDAQTPNTTPSACAATTTPLTAEEQTYARTAWQYFVKNYQNSTGFVNSTTGYPSGTLWDQASYLMALNSARWLNVINQQDFDTRLNKFLTTLGNLPLFENSLPNKVYNTVTLKMTDYSNNPKERGIGWSALDIGRMLVGLHIIQSCHPQYQQQIANIVSRWQLGRVVRNGRLYGAIVQANNQTLLVQEGRLGYEEYAARGYQLWGLQPNNAIALEPFEFIKSYNLNIPVDLRNYQTTNASNYVVSESYILDGIEFGLQGYLKEYAASVLEAQKRHYEATKELTAVSEDHIDKAPYFLYNSVYANGVPWATITDENQPYPQLRTLSTKTAFGWRYLYPKDSYAQKIFEVAKKLRSADGNGFYAGQYLTTKQPNKIATSKSNGLILEILYYKARGDRALIASDRVSFAPAPPTGNKLTGNVSSKVD